A region of the Acetoanaerobium noterae genome:
CTCTGTGTGAATTCATAGCCATCATATTGTGATTAATTATCATCTTATATTCCTCCTTGAAATTTTGTTAATCGGCATCCATGCCTGATTAAGTTTTATTTGGTAATTGGATTATGTGATATATCTTTCGGCCGTTTAGATTATCACTTACAATACATATATCGAAGTAAATTTTGATTACTTTATAGTTTTTCTAAAAAATTATAAATTTTTATTTTTTATTTTTTAGTATTTTTGTAAGTGCTGATTTATCAATGTTTTTGCTCAGAGATGCAGTTTTATTTTCTGATTTTGTTTCTTCTAGTACTTCTTTTCTTATTATGCTTACTTCCTTAGGGGCATCTATTCCTATCTTTATTCTGCCTTCTTCTACTTCTATTATTTTTATCTCAATATTGTCTGCTACTATTATACTTTCTCCTGCTTTTCTTTTTAGTACTAGCATCTTTACACCCCCGCCTTATCATAAAATTCATACCTTATGGGATAGGAGTCATCAAGAATTATTTGCATAGCTTTTTTTAGTTTCGCATTTATAACTATTGGAGCTTGTAGATTAGTTCTTATTTTAGTTATGTCTTCTGGAATTATTACTACAGTTCTAATCATCACATCTTCTTTATCGATTATATCTAACTGCTT
Encoded here:
- the csrA gene encoding carbon storage regulator CsrA is translated as MLVLKRKAGESIIVADNIEIKIIEVEEGRIKIGIDAPKEVSIIRKEVLEETKSENKTASLSKNIDKSALTKILKNKK